The Streptomyces avermitilis MA-4680 = NBRC 14893 genome contains a region encoding:
- a CDS encoding VOC family protein has protein sequence MNADDRSLLAGARVATRLPAQDLERARRFYREQLGLEPVDERPGGLLYRCSGADFVVFQSTGSSPGTFTQMAWEVDDIEAVMTELRRRGVVFEEVDVPGFRTRGQVAEIEGNYPSKGARGERGAWFCDSEGNMLGIGEPVL, from the coding sequence ATGAACGCAGATGACAGGAGCCTTCTGGCCGGGGCACGCGTAGCGACCAGGCTGCCGGCCCAGGACTTGGAGCGGGCGCGGCGCTTCTACCGTGAGCAGCTTGGTCTGGAGCCGGTCGACGAACGGCCTGGTGGGCTGCTGTATCGGTGCTCAGGCGCGGACTTCGTGGTGTTCCAGTCGACGGGCTCCTCGCCCGGCACCTTCACTCAGATGGCGTGGGAAGTCGACGACATCGAGGCAGTCATGACGGAACTCAGACGGCGCGGTGTGGTATTCGAGGAGGTCGACGTGCCCGGGTTTCGAACGAGGGGCCAAGTCGCGGAGATCGAAGGGAACTATCCGAGCAAGGGCGCGCGGGGTGAACGCGGTGCCTGGTTTTGTGACAGTGAGGGGAACATGCTCGGCATCGGCGAGCCGGTCCTTTGA
- a CDS encoding LLM class F420-dependent oxidoreductase, whose product MAIGVALNATDADNQIDATVRLAHEAAAAGLRSAWFGQTFGADSPQLAAVVGREVPGLHVGTSAIPVFGRHPLLVSSQAQTAQAATHGRYHLGLALGTKLLTEAGFGIPFERPIARLREFLTALRQLTETGAADFHGELLTAATPISARVPGAEGGVPLLVAAMGPQALRASGELADGILPYLAGPRALDEHIVPAVTAAAEAAGRPAPRIVAMVHGVVTDDADSVREKAVEQLAFYEQIPSYARVIELSGGQRAADVSVIGDERRVAAEVRRYRDAGATEVVFSGTEIAGDSDRRRTWALLGELAG is encoded by the coding sequence ATGGCTATAGGAGTAGCGCTCAACGCGACCGACGCCGACAACCAGATCGACGCCACAGTGCGGCTTGCTCACGAGGCCGCAGCGGCGGGGCTGCGGTCCGCCTGGTTCGGGCAGACCTTCGGCGCCGACTCACCTCAGCTCGCGGCGGTCGTGGGGCGGGAAGTGCCCGGTCTGCACGTGGGTACGTCCGCGATCCCTGTGTTCGGCCGCCACCCGCTGCTCGTCTCCAGCCAGGCCCAGACCGCCCAGGCGGCCACGCACGGCCGCTACCATCTCGGACTGGCGCTCGGCACCAAGCTTCTGACTGAGGCGGGTTTCGGCATTCCCTTCGAACGGCCCATCGCGCGCCTGCGTGAATTCCTCACCGCACTACGGCAGTTGACCGAGACCGGCGCCGCCGACTTCCACGGCGAGCTGCTCACCGCGGCTACGCCGATCTCCGCGCGTGTGCCGGGCGCCGAGGGCGGCGTGCCGCTGCTCGTCGCCGCGATGGGCCCGCAGGCGCTGCGTGCCAGTGGTGAGCTGGCGGACGGGATCCTGCCCTATCTGGCCGGCCCGCGTGCCCTGGACGAACACATCGTCCCGGCCGTCACCGCAGCGGCAGAGGCCGCAGGCCGCCCCGCGCCCAGGATCGTCGCGATGGTGCACGGTGTGGTCACTGACGATGCCGACTCCGTACGCGAAAAGGCCGTCGAACAGCTCGCGTTCTACGAGCAGATCCCGTCCTATGCACGGGTCATCGAACTCTCCGGCGGTCAACGGGCTGCCGATGTGTCCGTGATCGGTGACGAGAGGAGGGTTGCCGCCGAGGTGCGGCGCTACCGGGACGCCGGGGCGACGGAGGTGGTGTTCTCGGGCACGGAAATCGCCGGAGACTCCGACCGGCGCCGTACCTGGGCACTCCTTGGAGAGCTGGCGGGTTGA
- a CDS encoding gamma-aminobutyraldehyde dehydrogenase gives MSSTFRNYIDGAFADASDGRTLDVVDPTTGDVYATSPLSGAADVDAAMAAAAAAFPVWRDATPSVRQRTLLKIADAMEARADELVAAESRDTGKPLHLTRSEELAPAIDQVRFFAGAARMLEGRSAGEYMEGMTSIIRREPVGVCAQVAPWNYPLLMAVWKFAPALAAGNAVVLKPSDTTPASTVLIAEIIGGVLEELGLPRGIFNVVCGDRETGRLMVEHPTPAMASITGSVRAGIQVAQSAAKDVKRVHLELGGKAPAVVFEDADLAKAVEDLVVGGFFNAGQDCTAATRVLVHESVHDEFVAALAKAAADTKTGQPDDEDVLYGPLNNAGQLAQVSGFIERLPEHATIEAGGHRVGEKGYFYAPTVVSGLRQDDEIVQNEVFGPVMTVQSFTDEAQAVQYANGVDYALASSVWTKDHARAMRMSKNLDFGCVWINTHMALVAEMPHGGFKKSGYGKDLSAYGFEDYTRIKHVMTSL, from the coding sequence ATGAGCAGCACGTTCCGCAACTACATCGACGGTGCATTCGCGGACGCCTCGGACGGCCGCACGCTCGATGTGGTGGACCCCACCACCGGTGACGTCTACGCGACCTCCCCGCTCTCCGGGGCGGCGGACGTCGACGCGGCGATGGCGGCCGCCGCCGCGGCGTTCCCCGTCTGGCGCGACGCCACGCCCTCCGTGCGGCAGCGCACGCTGCTGAAGATCGCCGACGCCATGGAGGCACGGGCCGACGAGCTGGTCGCCGCGGAGAGCCGCGACACCGGCAAGCCGCTCCACCTCACCCGCAGCGAGGAACTCGCCCCCGCCATCGACCAGGTCCGCTTCTTCGCGGGCGCGGCGCGGATGCTCGAAGGCCGATCGGCCGGCGAGTACATGGAGGGCATGACCTCGATCATCCGCCGCGAACCGGTCGGGGTGTGCGCACAGGTCGCGCCGTGGAACTACCCCCTGCTGATGGCGGTGTGGAAGTTCGCCCCGGCGCTCGCGGCGGGCAACGCGGTGGTCCTCAAGCCCTCGGACACCACCCCGGCCTCCACCGTGCTGATCGCCGAGATCATCGGCGGTGTCCTGGAGGAGCTGGGCCTGCCCCGCGGAATCTTCAACGTGGTCTGCGGCGACCGTGAGACCGGCCGCCTGATGGTGGAGCACCCGACCCCGGCGATGGCCTCCATCACCGGTTCGGTACGCGCCGGCATCCAGGTCGCCCAGAGCGCGGCCAAGGACGTCAAGCGGGTCCACCTGGAGCTCGGCGGCAAGGCCCCGGCGGTGGTCTTCGAGGACGCCGACCTGGCGAAGGCGGTCGAGGACCTCGTGGTCGGCGGCTTCTTCAACGCCGGTCAGGACTGCACGGCGGCGACCCGCGTCCTGGTCCACGAGTCGGTCCACGACGAGTTCGTCGCCGCCCTCGCCAAGGCCGCGGCCGACACGAAGACCGGGCAGCCGGACGACGAGGACGTGCTGTACGGACCGCTCAACAACGCGGGCCAGCTCGCCCAGGTCAGCGGCTTCATCGAGCGCCTACCCGAGCACGCGACGATCGAGGCGGGCGGCCACCGGGTCGGCGAGAAGGGCTACTTCTACGCCCCGACCGTGGTCTCCGGCCTGCGGCAGGACGACGAGATCGTCCAGAACGAGGTCTTCGGCCCGGTCATGACCGTCCAGTCGTTCACGGACGAGGCCCAGGCCGTGCAGTACGCCAACGGCGTCGACTACGCACTGGCCTCCTCGGTGTGGACCAAGGACCACGCACGGGCGATGCGGATGTCGAAGAACCTCGACTTCGGCTGCGTATGGATCAACACCCACATGGCACTCGTCGCCGAGATGCCGCACGGCGGGTTCAAGAAGTCCGGCTACGGCAAGGACCTCTCCGCGTACGGCTTCGAGGACTACACCCGGATCAAGCACGTCATGACATCGCTCTGA
- a CDS encoding serine/threonine-protein kinase: protein MGTASDGLGVYAGRAAGLVGTQIASYRVEREIGRGGMAVVYCARDLRLDRMVALKLLAPEMARNDIFRRRFTHESRVAAAIDHPHIVPIFEAGEMDGVLYIAMRYVSGLDLRALLDRDGPLPVVTALRIAAQVASALDAAHEHDLVHRDVKPGNILVAQGTDSDHPEHVYLTDFGLTKKSLSLTGFTTVGEFVGTLDYVAPEQISGRPVDGRCDLYSLACVVYETLAGGPPFQRDEDIALLWAHQYDSPPALSEKRPGTPPAMDAVLAKALAKVPEDRYGSCLEFVAALRVAASGAVQGSHPQTQVDAEVLAAGQHSGPPPEPPLWARPVFGRPRR from the coding sequence ATGGGTACGGCGTCGGATGGGCTGGGTGTGTATGCGGGCCGGGCTGCAGGTCTGGTGGGGACGCAGATTGCCAGTTACCGGGTGGAGCGTGAGATCGGCCGTGGAGGCATGGCCGTTGTGTATTGTGCCCGGGACTTGCGTCTGGATCGTATGGTCGCGTTGAAGCTGCTGGCTCCGGAGATGGCGCGTAATGACATTTTCCGGCGGCGTTTCACGCATGAGTCACGGGTGGCTGCTGCGATTGATCATCCTCATATCGTGCCGATTTTTGAGGCCGGTGAGATGGATGGTGTTCTGTATATCGCGATGCGATATGTATCGGGGCTGGATCTGCGTGCTCTGCTTGACCGGGATGGTCCGTTGCCGGTGGTGACTGCGTTGCGTATCGCTGCTCAGGTGGCGTCGGCTCTTGATGCGGCTCATGAACATGATTTGGTGCACCGGGATGTCAAGCCCGGCAATATTCTGGTTGCTCAGGGAACGGACAGTGATCATCCTGAGCATGTTTATCTCACGGATTTCGGCTTGACGAAGAAGTCGCTGTCGCTGACCGGGTTCACGACGGTGGGTGAATTTGTCGGCACGCTTGATTATGTGGCGCCGGAGCAGATTTCGGGACGTCCGGTGGACGGCAGATGCGATCTGTACAGTCTTGCCTGCGTCGTCTACGAAACCCTTGCGGGTGGGCCGCCTTTCCAGCGGGATGAAGATATAGCGTTGCTGTGGGCGCATCAGTACGACTCCCCGCCTGCTCTGAGCGAGAAGCGGCCGGGGACTCCGCCGGCGATGGACGCCGTTCTGGCGAAGGCGCTGGCGAAGGTTCCCGAGGACCGTTACGGCTCGTGTCTGGAGTTTGTGGCGGCTTTGCGTGTCGCTGCGAGCGGTGCCGTTCAGGGATCGCATCCACAGACCCAGGTGGATGCCGAGGTTCTTGCTGCCGGGCAGCACTCCGGGCCGCCCCCGGAGCCGCCTTTGTGGGCCCGGCCGGTCTTTGGCCGTCCGCGCCGGTGA
- a CDS encoding phosphotransferase-like protein, translated as MAIEAVPGTADLVHARIPDTTAAGMVILLNGTSSSGKTSMARALLDILDGTWFHMPVDAFHAMRCKRDISDEELQPEIDRTAKGFHRAVAGMAAGGNNLVVDYPLSRRWRLLDLLDLLVPEDTVLVGVRCPLPELERRESERGDRQPGLAAMQYGAVHSHELHDLDIDSSLHTPAECALRIRDFLPDRPRPTAFETLRRTLRRPHRPTAHTPAEAGPD; from the coding sequence ATGGCGATCGAGGCGGTTCCGGGCACCGCGGACCTGGTCCACGCGAGGATCCCCGACACCACAGCCGCAGGCATGGTCATCTTGCTCAACGGCACGTCCAGCTCCGGCAAGACCAGCATGGCCCGCGCACTCCTCGACATCCTGGACGGGACGTGGTTCCACATGCCAGTGGACGCGTTCCACGCCATGCGCTGCAAACGCGACATATCCGATGAGGAACTCCAGCCTGAGATCGACCGCACCGCCAAGGGGTTTCACCGCGCGGTCGCCGGTATGGCCGCGGGCGGCAACAACCTCGTCGTCGACTATCCGCTCAGCCGACGCTGGAGACTGCTGGACCTCCTCGACTTGCTCGTACCCGAAGACACAGTCCTGGTCGGGGTCCGCTGTCCGCTGCCCGAGCTGGAGCGCCGCGAGAGCGAGCGCGGTGACCGGCAGCCGGGACTGGCCGCGATGCAGTACGGCGCGGTGCACTCCCACGAGCTGCATGACCTCGACATCGACAGCAGCCTCCACACCCCGGCGGAATGCGCCCTTCGCATCCGTGACTTTCTGCCGGACCGGCCACGCCCCACCGCCTTCGAAACGCTCCGGCGGACATTGCGGAGGCCGCACCGCCCCACCGCGCACACGCCCGCAGAAGCCGGCCCCGACTGA
- a CDS encoding SpoIIE family protein phosphatase, with protein MASRFARFRRLSSRSLVSRSPRSVAGQVLVLQVALVVLLVACGVLAVALQSKRDTDAEAKRRSVAVAQTFAHSPGVLAALQSPDPTKILQPLTEAGRKAAGVDFIVVMDTKGIRYTHPVPSRIGKRFVGNIGPSLEGKVYTESVNGPLGREVQATVPVENTNGKVVGLVSAGLKVKSVTNQVARQLPIILGAGAGALAVATGGTALMGRRLRRQTHSLAPDEMARMYEHHDAVLHSVREGVVIVAGDGRLVLANDEARRLLELPPDVEGRLVSELSSLDPDTLALLVSGREATDEVHFVGERLLAVNQRPTDRDGGPKGTVVTLRDSTELQAVTGRAEIAGERLKLLYDAGLGIGTTLDVLRTADELAQVAVPRFADFVTVDLADAVLHGEEPAPTATDLRRTAVCGIRDDHPLYELGQLIDFLPSTPQARGYGSGYSELVTDLSTATGWHAQDPERTKAIIDYGIHSLIAAPIQARGVVLGMANFWRSKQHEPFVEEEMSLAEELVARAAVSIDNARRYTREHALAVTLQRSLLPRALPEVSALDVGYRYLPAQSGVSGDWFDVIPLPGSRVALAVGDVVGHGLHAAATMGRLRTAVHNFSTLDLPPDELLSHVDDLVGRIDQDEAGTESAAGVVGATCLYTIYDPVTRRCVMASAGHLPPALVHPDGTVTFVDLPTGPPLGLGGMPFLTAELDLPEGAELVLYTDGLIEDRKRDLDVGMELLRDALAGHPDRPPEESCQAVLDELLPGRPKDDVALVIARTRGLPADRIADWDVPLDPAAVAGMRDAMSQKLDEWGLSELGFSMELVLSELITNAIRYGSEPIHVRLIRDRTLTCEVADGSSTSPHLRYAATMDEGGRGLFLVSQMSERWGTRYTPQGKVIWAEQALPEVIEEPGVASAATDAALSGEGAAGPEAWREDGSA; from the coding sequence ATGGCGAGCCGTTTCGCCCGTTTTCGACGTCTTTCGTCACGGTCACTGGTCAGCAGGAGCCCGCGCAGCGTAGCCGGGCAGGTGTTGGTCCTCCAGGTGGCTCTGGTAGTGCTGCTCGTGGCCTGCGGCGTGTTGGCCGTCGCCCTGCAGTCGAAGCGGGACACAGATGCCGAGGCCAAGCGCCGCTCCGTAGCCGTAGCGCAGACCTTCGCGCACTCTCCCGGTGTCCTGGCGGCGTTGCAGAGCCCCGACCCGACCAAGATTCTCCAGCCGCTCACGGAGGCGGGGCGCAAGGCCGCCGGCGTCGACTTCATCGTGGTCATGGACACCAAGGGCATCCGCTACACGCACCCCGTGCCGAGCCGAATCGGAAAGCGGTTCGTGGGCAACATCGGGCCGTCGCTGGAGGGGAAGGTCTACACGGAAAGCGTCAACGGCCCGCTCGGCCGCGAGGTACAGGCCACCGTCCCTGTCGAGAACACCAACGGCAAGGTGGTGGGCCTCGTCTCCGCCGGGCTGAAGGTCAAGAGCGTGACCAATCAGGTGGCCCGGCAACTACCGATCATCCTGGGTGCCGGAGCCGGGGCGCTCGCGGTGGCCACCGGCGGGACAGCGCTGATGGGCAGGCGGCTGCGACGGCAGACTCACAGCCTGGCCCCGGACGAGATGGCCCGCATGTACGAGCACCACGACGCGGTGCTGCACTCCGTGCGCGAAGGGGTGGTCATCGTCGCCGGCGACGGGCGGCTGGTGCTGGCGAACGACGAGGCCAGACGGCTGCTGGAGCTGCCCCCGGACGTCGAGGGACGGCTCGTGTCGGAGCTGTCGAGCCTCGACCCCGACACATTGGCGCTGCTCGTCTCGGGCCGCGAAGCCACCGACGAGGTGCACTTTGTCGGAGAACGGCTGCTGGCCGTCAACCAGCGGCCCACGGATCGCGACGGAGGCCCCAAGGGGACGGTGGTGACACTGCGCGACTCCACCGAGTTGCAGGCGGTGACCGGAAGGGCGGAGATCGCAGGGGAGCGGCTCAAGCTGCTGTACGACGCCGGACTCGGCATCGGCACCACCCTGGACGTGCTGCGCACCGCCGACGAGCTGGCACAGGTCGCCGTTCCTCGCTTCGCCGACTTCGTCACCGTGGACCTGGCCGACGCCGTGCTGCACGGCGAGGAGCCGGCCCCCACGGCAACGGACCTCCGCCGCACGGCCGTGTGCGGTATCCGGGACGACCATCCGCTCTACGAACTGGGTCAGCTGATCGACTTTCTGCCTTCCACGCCCCAGGCGCGCGGCTACGGCAGTGGCTACTCCGAGTTGGTGACCGACCTGTCGACCGCCACGGGCTGGCACGCGCAGGACCCGGAGCGCACCAAGGCGATCATCGACTACGGCATCCATTCCCTCATCGCCGCCCCGATCCAGGCCCGCGGCGTCGTGCTGGGCATGGCCAACTTCTGGCGCTCCAAGCAGCACGAGCCCTTCGTCGAGGAGGAGATGTCGCTGGCGGAGGAGCTGGTGGCCCGCGCCGCGGTCAGCATCGACAACGCTCGCCGCTATACCCGTGAACACGCCCTGGCGGTCACCCTTCAGCGCAGCTTGCTGCCCAGGGCCCTGCCCGAGGTGAGCGCCCTCGACGTCGGCTACCGCTACCTCCCCGCCCAGTCGGGCGTGAGCGGAGACTGGTTCGATGTGATTCCCCTGCCGGGGAGTCGGGTGGCGCTGGCCGTCGGCGATGTGGTCGGCCACGGCCTCCACGCAGCCGCCACGATGGGGCGGCTGAGGACCGCGGTGCACAACTTCTCCACACTCGATCTTCCCCCTGACGAGCTGCTGAGCCATGTGGACGACCTGGTCGGCCGCATCGACCAGGACGAGGCGGGTACGGAGAGTGCCGCGGGTGTCGTGGGCGCCACCTGCCTGTATACGATCTACGACCCCGTGACGCGCCGCTGCGTCATGGCGAGTGCGGGGCACCTGCCGCCCGCGCTCGTCCACCCCGACGGCACCGTCACCTTCGTGGACCTGCCGACCGGGCCTCCCCTCGGCCTCGGTGGCATGCCGTTCCTGACCGCCGAGCTGGACCTCCCGGAGGGCGCCGAGCTGGTCCTCTACACCGACGGCCTCATCGAGGACCGCAAGCGCGACCTGGACGTGGGAATGGAACTGCTGCGCGATGCGCTGGCGGGTCACCCTGACCGGCCGCCCGAGGAGAGCTGCCAGGCTGTGCTGGACGAGCTGCTGCCCGGGCGCCCCAAGGATGACGTCGCCCTCGTCATCGCCCGCACCCGGGGCCTGCCGGCCGACCGGATCGCCGACTGGGATGTGCCGCTCGACCCGGCCGCCGTCGCGGGGATGCGCGACGCCATGTCCCAAAAGCTCGACGAGTGGGGCCTGTCCGAGCTCGGCTTCAGCATGGAGCTCGTCCTGAGCGAGCTCATCACCAACGCCATCCGCTACGGTTCCGAGCCGATCCATGTGCGGCTGATCCGTGACCGTACGCTGACCTGCGAGGTTGCCGACGGCAGCAGCACATCGCCGCATCTGCGGTACGCCGCGACGATGGACGAGGGAGGTCGGGGCCTGTTTCTGGTGTCGCAGATGTCCGAGCGCTGGGGCACCCGGTACACCCCCCAGGGCAAGGTGATCTGGGCCGAACAGGCGCTGCCGGAGGTCATCGAGGAGCCTGGCGTGGCGTCGGCTGCTACGGACGCGGCCCTCTCGGGCGAAGGGGCAGCCGGCCCGGAAGCCTGGCGTGAAGACGGCTCGGCCTAG
- a CDS encoding carboxymuconolactone decarboxylase family protein, with the protein MDARLNLFGNPVGAKFLRYINSAGKAVSDSTLPAATQELVKIRASQINGCGFCTDMHTKDATHAGETSTRLNLIAAWREATVFTDAERAALELTEQGTRIADAAGGVTDEAWANAAKHYDEDQLAALVSLIALINAYNRVNVIVQQPAGDYQPGQFG; encoded by the coding sequence ATGGACGCTCGCTTGAACCTCTTCGGCAACCCGGTCGGAGCCAAGTTCCTGAGGTACATCAACTCGGCAGGCAAGGCGGTCTCGGACTCGACGCTGCCGGCCGCGACGCAGGAACTGGTGAAGATCCGCGCCAGTCAGATCAATGGCTGCGGTTTCTGCACCGACATGCACACCAAAGACGCCACGCACGCCGGGGAGACCTCGACGCGCCTCAACCTGATCGCGGCCTGGCGGGAGGCCACGGTGTTCACCGACGCCGAGCGCGCTGCCCTGGAGCTGACGGAGCAGGGCACCCGCATCGCCGACGCGGCCGGCGGTGTCACGGACGAGGCTTGGGCGAATGCCGCCAAGCACTACGACGAGGACCAGCTCGCCGCCCTGGTGTCCCTCATCGCCCTCATCAACGCCTACAACCGCGTGAACGTCATCGTCCAGCAGCCCGCCGGCGACTACCAGCCCGGCCAGTTCGGATAA
- a CDS encoding purine-cytosine permease family protein, whose amino-acid sequence MTTSITEIETYGVERIPDEDRTARPIDLFRLAFGGANTFATCVLGAFPILFGLSFWQGLAATVLGLVAGALLLAPMALFGPANGTNNAVSSSAHLGVHGRVVGSFLSLLTAIAFFSISVWSSGDALVGGAHRLVDVPESDVTYGIAYAIFAGLVLAVCIYGFRFMLLVNKIAVLAASALFVLGAFAFAGDFDPGYAGAFASTADPLFWPSFIGAALIVLSNPVSFGAFLGDWSRYIPAGSPRRRVMGAAFLAQIATLLPFLFGLATASIIASKAAKYVDPAAPNYVGGLLAISPGWYFLPLCLIALIGGLSTGTTALYGTGLDFSSVFTRFSRVQATFFIGALSIAFIFVGRFALNLAQSISTFATLIITCTAPWMIVMALGYVTRRGWYDAEALQVFNRRQRGGRYWFTHGWNWRGMSTWLVSAVVALLFTNLPGQFVGPLGNLANGADISLPVGLALATVLYLALLALFPEPRAVYGPAGPRFVRASDAAVPPITGGTEEPVTEPAAAH is encoded by the coding sequence GTGACGACCTCGATCACCGAAATCGAGACCTATGGTGTCGAGCGGATCCCGGACGAGGACCGCACGGCCCGCCCGATCGATCTGTTCCGCCTCGCCTTCGGCGGCGCCAACACCTTCGCGACCTGTGTGCTGGGCGCCTTCCCGATCCTCTTCGGCCTCTCCTTCTGGCAGGGACTCGCGGCGACCGTCCTCGGCCTCGTCGCGGGTGCGCTGCTGCTGGCCCCGATGGCCCTGTTCGGCCCCGCCAACGGTACGAACAACGCCGTCTCCTCCTCCGCGCACCTGGGCGTGCACGGCCGGGTCGTCGGCTCGTTCCTCTCCCTGCTCACCGCCATCGCGTTCTTCTCGATCTCGGTGTGGTCCTCGGGCGACGCGCTCGTCGGCGGCGCACACCGGCTCGTCGACGTCCCCGAGTCGGACGTCACCTACGGCATCGCGTACGCGATCTTCGCCGGGCTCGTACTGGCCGTCTGCATCTACGGTTTCCGGTTCATGCTGCTGGTCAACAAGATCGCGGTGCTGGCGGCGTCGGCCCTCTTCGTGCTCGGTGCCTTCGCCTTCGCGGGCGACTTCGACCCCGGTTACGCGGGAGCCTTCGCCTCCACCGCCGACCCGCTGTTCTGGCCGTCGTTCATCGGCGCCGCGCTGATCGTGCTCTCCAACCCGGTCTCCTTCGGCGCGTTCCTCGGTGACTGGTCCCGCTACATTCCGGCCGGGTCCCCGCGCCGCCGGGTGATGGGAGCCGCGTTCCTCGCCCAGATCGCCACCCTGCTGCCGTTCCTCTTCGGCCTGGCCACCGCGTCGATCATCGCGTCGAAGGCCGCGAAGTACGTCGACCCGGCCGCCCCCAACTACGTGGGCGGACTCCTCGCGATCTCGCCCGGCTGGTACTTCCTGCCGCTCTGTCTGATCGCCCTGATCGGCGGCCTCTCCACCGGCACGACGGCCCTGTACGGCACGGGTCTCGACTTCTCCAGCGTCTTCACGCGCTTCAGCCGCGTCCAGGCCACCTTCTTCATCGGCGCCCTGTCCATCGCGTTCATCTTCGTCGGCCGCTTCGCGCTGAACCTCGCGCAGTCCATCTCCACCTTCGCCACGCTGATCATCACCTGCACCGCACCGTGGATGATCGTCATGGCGCTCGGCTATGTCACCCGGCGCGGCTGGTACGACGCGGAGGCGCTGCAGGTCTTCAACCGCCGCCAGCGCGGCGGCCGCTACTGGTTCACGCACGGCTGGAACTGGCGCGGCATGTCCACCTGGCTCGTCTCCGCCGTCGTGGCGCTCCTCTTCACCAACCTGCCCGGCCAGTTCGTCGGCCCGCTCGGCAACCTCGCGAACGGCGCGGACATCTCGCTGCCGGTCGGCCTCGCCCTCGCGACCGTGCTCTACCTCGCCCTGCTCGCCCTGTTCCCCGAGCCGCGCGCCGTGTACGGACCGGCCGGCCCCCGCTTCGTCCGGGCGTCGGACGCCGCGGTGCCGCCGATCACCGGTGGCACCGAGGAGCCCGTCACCGAGCCCGCCGCGGCCCACTGA
- a CDS encoding nuclear transport factor 2 family protein: protein MSTTTVREIQDAADALVAAFAEGRLDDYFGAFAPDATFVFHTTPERLGSTAEYRALWQQWVEQDGFRILGCTSSAQLIQHFGDTAVFSHDVETRVATDAGEETVHERETIVFARADDGRWTAVHEHLSARTAA, encoded by the coding sequence ATGAGCACCACCACCGTCCGGGAAATCCAGGACGCCGCGGACGCGCTCGTCGCCGCCTTCGCCGAGGGCCGCCTCGACGACTACTTCGGCGCCTTCGCCCCGGACGCGACCTTCGTCTTCCACACCACCCCGGAGCGCCTCGGCTCCACGGCCGAGTACCGCGCGCTCTGGCAGCAGTGGGTGGAGCAGGACGGCTTCCGCATCCTCGGCTGCACCTCGTCCGCACAGCTGATCCAGCACTTCGGCGACACGGCCGTCTTCAGCCACGACGTGGAGACCCGGGTCGCCACCGACGCCGGCGAGGAGACGGTCCACGAGCGGGAGACCATCGTCTTCGCCCGCGCCGACGACGGCCGCTGGACCGCAGTCCACGAGCACCTGTCCGCCCGTACCGCCGCCTGA